Proteins co-encoded in one Aquincola tertiaricarbonis genomic window:
- a CDS encoding cytochrome oxidase small assembly protein yields the protein MTGSTRQQEQRRANVRLGLILASVALIFALGFIARMWLVGG from the coding sequence ATGACTGGAAGTACGCGTCAACAGGAGCAGCGCCGGGCCAACGTGCGCCTGGGGCTGATCCTGGCGTCGGTCGCCCTGATCTTCGCGCTGGGTTTCATCGCGCGCATGTGGCTGGTCGGGGGCTGA
- the ctaD gene encoding cytochrome c oxidase subunit I encodes MSAVLDHHGHAGHDDHAHDHPHGWRRWLFATNHKDIGTLYLLFSFTMLMIGGVLALMIRLELFRPGLQFFNPELFNQFTTMHGLIMVFGAIMPAFVGFANWMIPLQIGASDMAFARMNNFSFWLMIPAAIMLVASFFMPGGAPAAGWTLYAPLTLQMGPSMDAGIFAMHILGASSIMGSINIIVTVLNMRAPGMTLMKMPLFCWTWLITAYLLIAVMPVLAGAITMTLTDRHFGTSFFSPAGGGDPIMYQHIFWFFGHPEVYIMILPAFGIVSAIIPAFARKRLFGYTSMVYATASIAILSFIVWAHHMFTTGMPVTGQLFFMYATMLIAVPTGVKIFNWVATMWRGSMTFETPMLFAVGFIFVFTMGGFTGLILSTAPVDIQLQDTYYVVAHFHYVLVAGSLYALFAGVYYWGPKWTGVMYSETRGKIHFWLSLIFFNVTFFPMHFLGLAGMPRRYADYPMQFADFNMIASIGALGFGLMQVYFFLFVVVPMMRGKGEPAPAKPWEGAEGLEWELPSPAPFHTFENPPKLDATATRIVG; translated from the coding sequence ATGAGCGCAGTTCTCGACCACCACGGCCACGCGGGCCACGACGACCACGCGCACGATCATCCGCACGGATGGCGGCGCTGGCTGTTTGCCACCAACCACAAGGACATCGGTACGCTGTACCTGCTGTTCAGCTTCACGATGCTGATGATCGGCGGCGTGCTCGCGCTGATGATCCGGCTGGAGCTGTTCCGCCCGGGCCTGCAGTTCTTCAATCCTGAACTGTTCAACCAGTTCACGACGATGCACGGCCTGATCATGGTGTTCGGCGCCATCATGCCGGCCTTCGTGGGCTTCGCGAACTGGATGATCCCGCTGCAGATCGGCGCCAGCGACATGGCCTTCGCGCGGATGAACAACTTCAGCTTCTGGCTGATGATTCCCGCGGCCATCATGCTGGTGGCGTCGTTCTTCATGCCCGGTGGCGCCCCCGCCGCCGGCTGGACGCTGTACGCGCCGCTGACGCTGCAGATGGGCCCTTCGATGGATGCCGGCATCTTCGCGATGCACATCCTGGGCGCGTCGTCCATCATGGGCTCAATCAACATCATCGTCACGGTGCTGAACATGCGCGCACCCGGCATGACGCTGATGAAGATGCCGCTGTTCTGCTGGACCTGGCTGATCACCGCCTACCTGCTGATCGCGGTGATGCCCGTGCTGGCCGGTGCCATCACGATGACGCTGACCGACCGCCACTTCGGCACGTCGTTCTTCAGCCCCGCCGGCGGCGGTGACCCGATCATGTACCAGCACATCTTCTGGTTCTTCGGGCACCCCGAGGTGTACATCATGATCCTGCCGGCCTTCGGCATCGTGAGCGCCATCATCCCGGCCTTCGCCCGCAAGCGCCTGTTCGGCTACACCTCGATGGTGTACGCCACCGCGTCCATCGCCATCCTGTCGTTCATCGTCTGGGCGCACCACATGTTCACCACCGGCATGCCGGTGACGGGCCAGCTGTTCTTCATGTACGCGACCATGCTGATCGCGGTGCCCACGGGCGTGAAGATATTCAACTGGGTGGCCACGATGTGGCGCGGCTCGATGACCTTCGAGACGCCGATGCTGTTCGCCGTGGGCTTCATCTTCGTGTTCACGATGGGCGGCTTCACCGGCCTCATCCTGTCGACCGCGCCGGTGGACATCCAGCTGCAGGACACCTACTACGTGGTGGCGCACTTCCACTACGTGTTGGTGGCCGGCTCGCTGTACGCGCTGTTCGCCGGCGTGTACTACTGGGGTCCCAAGTGGACGGGCGTGATGTACAGCGAGACCCGCGGCAAGATCCACTTCTGGCTGTCGCTGATCTTCTTCAACGTCACCTTCTTCCCGATGCACTTCCTGGGTTTGGCCGGCATGCCCCGCCGCTATGCCGACTACCCGATGCAGTTCGCCGACTTCAACATGATCGCGTCGATCGGCGCGCTCGGTTTCGGCCTGATGCAGGTGTACTTCTTCCTGTTCGTCGTGGTGCCGATGATGCGCGGCAAGGGCGAGCCGGCCCCGGCCAAGCCCTGGGAGGGTGCTGAAGGCCTGGAATGGGAACTGCCGTCGCCGGCCCCGTTCCACACCTTCGAGAACCCGCCCAAGCTGGACGCCACCGCCACCCGCATCGTCGGTTGA
- the coxB gene encoding cytochrome c oxidase subunit II, which produces MKTTIKHLGRWGQRLAGAAVAGAAMLATHAAWAQVKDLPGGPAVNQVNLHPPVTRIAAEQMWLHNFVMIICVLIFVAVFGVMFYSVFKHRKSRGAKAANFHESVAVEVAWTVAPFVIVILMALPATKVVVAMKDTTNADLTIKATGYQWKWGYDYLKGEGEGLAFLSTLDTAQREASNSGNPQPVDDYLLKVDNPLVVPVDKKVRVITTANDVIHAFMVPAFGVKQDAIPGFVRDTWFRAEKVGDYYGQCAELCGKEHAYMPIHVKVLSQEDYSKWVETKRKEAAAAADDPNKEWKLEELIARGEKVYAANCAACHKPDGTGAGPIKALVGSPKVLADDHNVQIQVLLNGQNNGAMPAWKQLSDTELAAVATYTKNAWTNKTGQIVQPKEVLAARGK; this is translated from the coding sequence ATGAAGACGACGATCAAGCACCTCGGCCGATGGGGACAGCGGCTGGCAGGTGCCGCGGTGGCAGGCGCTGCGATGCTCGCCACGCATGCGGCCTGGGCACAGGTGAAGGACTTGCCGGGCGGCCCGGCGGTCAACCAGGTGAACCTGCACCCGCCGGTCACGCGCATCGCCGCCGAGCAGATGTGGCTTCACAACTTCGTGATGATCATCTGCGTGCTGATCTTCGTCGCGGTGTTCGGCGTCATGTTCTATTCGGTGTTCAAGCACCGCAAGTCGCGCGGCGCCAAGGCCGCCAACTTCCACGAAAGCGTGGCGGTGGAAGTGGCTTGGACGGTCGCGCCCTTCGTCATCGTCATCCTGATGGCGCTGCCGGCCACCAAGGTGGTGGTGGCGATGAAGGACACCACCAACGCCGACCTGACCATCAAGGCCACTGGCTACCAGTGGAAGTGGGGCTACGACTACCTCAAGGGCGAGGGTGAAGGCCTGGCCTTCCTGTCCACGCTGGACACCGCCCAGCGCGAAGCCTCCAACAGCGGCAACCCGCAGCCGGTCGACGACTACCTGCTGAAGGTCGACAACCCGCTGGTGGTGCCGGTGGACAAGAAGGTGCGTGTGATCACCACCGCCAACGACGTCATCCACGCCTTCATGGTGCCGGCCTTCGGCGTCAAGCAGGACGCGATCCCCGGCTTCGTGCGCGACACCTGGTTCCGTGCCGAGAAGGTGGGCGACTACTACGGCCAGTGCGCCGAGCTGTGCGGCAAGGAGCATGCGTACATGCCCATCCACGTGAAGGTGCTGTCGCAGGAAGACTATTCCAAGTGGGTCGAGACCAAGCGCAAGGAAGCTGCTGCGGCCGCCGACGACCCGAACAAGGAATGGAAGCTGGAAGAGCTGATCGCCCGCGGCGAGAAGGTGTACGCCGCCAACTGCGCGGCCTGCCACAAGCCCGATGGCACCGGCGCCGGCCCGATCAAAGCGCTGGTAGGTTCGCCCAAGGTGCTGGCCGACGACCACAACGTGCAGATCCAGGTGCTGCTGAACGGCCAGAACAATGGCGCGATGCCGGCCTGGAAGCAGCTGTCGGACACCGAGCTGGCGGCCGTGGCCACCTACACCAAGAACGCCTGGACCAACAAGACCGGGCAGATCGTTCAGCCCAAGGAAGTGCTTGCCGCCCGCGGCAAGTGA
- a CDS encoding DUF2244 domain-containing protein produces the protein MSATFASSSWSASQLPVAGRSPWRWGQAMEIEGNQALQWVLRRNCSLTPRQMLIAYLSVCVISLVVATGFMWLGAGMVLGFAGLELLVFGIALLVHARHATDRETITLQGDALSVETRCGSSVERMDFRSAWVRVEPVHGEGSLLELSGQGRRVRVGRYVRPELRGSLAQELRRALRTEGRPHDGENDLGMELK, from the coding sequence ATGTCAGCCACCTTCGCTTCCAGCTCCTGGTCGGCCTCGCAGCTGCCGGTGGCGGGGCGTTCCCCGTGGCGTTGGGGCCAGGCGATGGAGATCGAAGGCAACCAGGCGCTGCAGTGGGTGCTGCGGCGCAACTGCTCCCTCACACCGCGCCAGATGCTGATCGCCTACCTGTCGGTATGCGTGATTTCCCTGGTCGTGGCCACTGGCTTCATGTGGCTCGGAGCGGGTATGGTGTTGGGCTTTGCCGGCCTGGAACTCCTGGTGTTCGGAATCGCGCTGCTGGTGCATGCCCGCCATGCCACCGACCGCGAGACGATCACCCTGCAGGGCGATGCCCTGAGCGTTGAAACCCGCTGCGGCAGCAGCGTGGAACGGATGGATTTTCGGTCGGCGTGGGTGCGCGTCGAACCGGTGCACGGAGAAGGGTCGCTGCTCGAGCTGTCGGGCCAGGGCCGCCGTGTGCGTGTGGGCCGCTATGTGAGGCCTGAATTGCGCGGGTCGCTGGCCCAGGAGCTGCGGCGCGCGCTGCGGACCGAGGGACGGCCGCACGACGGCGAGAACGATCTGGGAATGGAGCTCAAGTGA
- a CDS encoding biotin synthase gives MSQALPHQAPPAASTARDLDAAAVGRVLNRWAAAPEAPWLHAEVARRMAERLPVIRSQPETVLQWWAHAGASDALLRQAYPKARQLHVEPTPALLARSTQAHAAPWWSARRWAGPGASAVLASELPPAAGGLLWANMVLHGAVDPPQLLAQWRRVLAVDGFLMFSTLGPGTLRELHALYAELGAGSPGAPLVDMHDIGDMLVHAGFADPVMDQEQLTLTWATPEALLAELRQLGGNADPARWPGLRTPRWHRRLLEALAARAGADGRIAMRFEVVYGHAFNPPPRPVVAAQTSVSLDDMRSMVRSGGRPPRKHGPDTSP, from the coding sequence ATGTCCCAAGCCCTGCCGCATCAGGCCCCGCCGGCCGCCTCGACCGCCCGCGACCTGGATGCCGCCGCCGTGGGCCGGGTGCTCAACCGTTGGGCCGCCGCGCCCGAGGCACCCTGGCTGCATGCCGAAGTGGCCCGCCGCATGGCCGAGCGGCTGCCGGTCATCCGCAGCCAGCCCGAGACGGTGCTGCAGTGGTGGGCCCATGCTGGTGCCAGCGATGCCCTGCTGCGCCAGGCCTACCCCAAGGCCCGGCAGCTGCACGTGGAGCCCACGCCCGCGCTGCTGGCCCGCAGCACGCAGGCCCATGCCGCGCCGTGGTGGAGCGCTCGCCGCTGGGCCGGCCCCGGGGCCAGTGCGGTGCTGGCGTCCGAGCTGCCACCGGCGGCAGGCGGCCTGCTGTGGGCCAACATGGTGTTGCATGGCGCGGTCGATCCGCCCCAGCTGCTGGCCCAATGGCGCCGCGTGCTGGCGGTGGACGGCTTCCTGATGTTCTCGACGCTGGGGCCGGGCACGCTGCGCGAGCTGCATGCGCTGTATGCAGAGCTGGGCGCCGGCAGCCCGGGCGCGCCGCTGGTGGACATGCACGACATCGGCGACATGCTGGTGCATGCCGGCTTCGCCGACCCGGTGATGGACCAGGAGCAACTCACGCTGACCTGGGCCACGCCCGAAGCGCTGCTGGCCGAGCTGCGGCAGCTGGGCGGCAATGCCGACCCCGCACGCTGGCCCGGCCTGCGCACGCCGCGCTGGCACCGCCGGTTGCTGGAAGCGCTGGCGGCGCGTGCGGGCGCCGATGGCCGCATCGCGATGCGCTTCGAGGTGGTCTACGGCCACGCCTTCAATCCGCCGCCGCGGCCGGTGGTGGCGGCTCAGACTTCCGTGTCTTTGGACGATATGCGAAGCATGGTGCGTTCGGGTGGCCGACCGCCGAGAAAACACGGACCTGACACATCCCCCTGA
- a CDS encoding ComF family protein — protein sequence MKPRLAVRPAPPPARGWPTLCGVCHGWARSRVCAECAARFAAWRPRCGPCGLRVPTGVHTCAECSAQPPPFARTVVVADYGFPWQALIGRFKYREGLDLAGALAALLARAVAEAEAEATEHDATPRLVLPMPLSPARLAERGFNQSAELARRVARVLGLPCADALLRRVADGGHQAGLGKAARQRAVQGCFHVPPERSHPLRSRHLALVDDVVTTGATAAEATRTLLAAGAASVHVWAFARTPPPSDS from the coding sequence ATGAAGCCCCGCCTGGCCGTGCGCCCTGCCCCGCCGCCCGCGCGTGGCTGGCCGACGCTGTGCGGCGTGTGCCACGGCTGGGCGCGCTCACGGGTGTGTGCCGAATGCGCCGCCCGCTTTGCCGCCTGGCGGCCGCGCTGCGGCCCCTGCGGGCTGCGCGTGCCCACCGGCGTGCACACCTGCGCCGAGTGCAGTGCCCAGCCACCGCCGTTTGCGCGCACCGTGGTGGTGGCCGACTACGGCTTTCCCTGGCAGGCGCTGATCGGCCGCTTCAAGTACCGGGAGGGCCTGGATCTGGCCGGCGCGCTGGCCGCGCTGCTGGCACGGGCGGTGGCGGAGGCAGAAGCGGAGGCCACCGAGCACGACGCAACGCCCCGCCTGGTGCTGCCGATGCCGCTGTCGCCCGCCCGCCTGGCCGAGCGGGGTTTCAACCAGTCGGCCGAGCTGGCCCGGCGTGTGGCGCGGGTGCTGGGCCTGCCCTGCGCCGACGCCCTGCTGCGGCGGGTGGCCGACGGCGGCCACCAGGCCGGCCTGGGCAAGGCGGCGCGGCAGCGCGCGGTGCAAGGCTGCTTCCACGTGCCGCCCGAGCGCAGCCACCCGCTGCGCAGCCGGCACCTGGCGCTGGTGGACGACGTGGTGACGACGGGCGCGACCGCAGCCGAGGCCACGCGCACGCTGCTCGCGGCAGGCGCAGCGTCTGTCCACGTCTGGGCCTTCGCACGCACGCCACCACCTTCAGATTCGTGA
- a CDS encoding tRNA (cytidine(34)-2'-O)-methyltransferase, translating to MFRIVLVEPQIPPNTGNVIRLAANTGCELHLVEPLGFSMEDKLLQRAGLDYHEYADVRRHASWAAFVAAQQPDPARCFAFTTHGSRPIGDVAWQPGDWLVFGSESAGLAPALRESFAPAQRVRLPMRPGQRSLNLSNAVAVAVFEAWRQNGYAGGG from the coding sequence ATGTTCCGCATCGTCCTCGTCGAGCCGCAGATTCCGCCCAACACGGGCAACGTCATCCGCCTGGCCGCCAACACCGGCTGCGAGCTGCACCTGGTAGAGCCGTTGGGTTTTTCGATGGAGGACAAGCTGCTGCAGCGCGCCGGCCTGGACTACCACGAGTACGCCGACGTGCGGCGGCATGCCAGCTGGGCCGCCTTCGTCGCGGCGCAGCAGCCCGACCCGGCGCGCTGCTTCGCCTTCACCACCCATGGCAGCCGGCCGATCGGCGACGTGGCCTGGCAGCCCGGCGACTGGCTGGTGTTCGGCAGCGAGAGTGCCGGCCTGGCGCCCGCGCTGCGCGAGAGCTTCGCGCCCGCCCAGCGCGTACGGCTGCCGATGCGGCCGGGTCAGCGCAGCCTCAACCTGAGCAATGCGGTGGCGGTGGCCGTGTTCGAGGCCTGGCGGCAGAACGGCTACGCAGGGGGCGGCTGA
- a CDS encoding NAD(P)H-dependent glycerol-3-phosphate dehydrogenase: MNIAVLGAGAWGTALAAQAALRHRVLLWGRDAAQLAQMAASRRNQRYLPDIELPASLGFEADLGRCLSAVGEEGLVVIATPMASLRAMLQQMPPQARVLWLCKGFEAETGLLGHEVAQALRPGAPSGVLSGPSFAEEVARGQPTALVAASLDAALGEAMVQAFHSDSLRVYTSADPVGVEVGGAVKNVLAIATGLCDGLAQSGAAGAPGLNARAALVTRGLAEMTRLGVALGARPDTFMGLSGLGDLVLTATGHLSRNRKVGLLLAEGLPLDRILAELGHVAEGVYSARTVCRRAAELGVDMPISQAVVAVLEGQLTPPQAVARLMAREAKAEQLV; this comes from the coding sequence TTGAACATCGCCGTGCTGGGCGCCGGTGCCTGGGGCACGGCCCTGGCCGCCCAGGCCGCGCTGCGCCATCGTGTGCTGCTGTGGGGCCGTGATGCGGCCCAACTGGCCCAGATGGCCGCCAGCCGCCGCAACCAGCGTTACCTGCCAGACATCGAGCTGCCCGCCAGCCTGGGCTTTGAAGCCGACCTCGGCCGCTGCCTGTCGGCGGTGGGCGAAGAGGGCCTGGTCGTCATCGCCACGCCGATGGCCAGCCTGCGCGCGATGCTGCAGCAGATGCCGCCGCAGGCGCGGGTGCTGTGGCTGTGCAAGGGCTTCGAGGCCGAGACGGGCCTGCTCGGCCATGAGGTGGCGCAGGCGCTGCGGCCGGGGGCGCCTTCCGGCGTGCTGTCCGGCCCCAGCTTTGCCGAAGAGGTGGCCCGCGGCCAGCCCACGGCCCTGGTGGCCGCCAGCCTGGACGCCGCCTTGGGCGAGGCCATGGTGCAGGCCTTCCATAGCGACTCGCTGCGCGTCTACACCTCGGCCGATCCGGTGGGGGTGGAAGTGGGCGGCGCGGTGAAGAACGTGCTGGCCATCGCCACCGGCTTGTGCGACGGGCTGGCGCAATCGGGCGCGGCCGGCGCACCGGGCCTCAATGCCCGTGCGGCGTTGGTCACCCGCGGCCTGGCCGAAATGACGCGGCTGGGCGTGGCCCTGGGCGCGCGGCCCGACACCTTCATGGGCCTGTCGGGCCTGGGCGACCTGGTGCTCACCGCCACCGGGCACTTGTCGCGCAACCGCAAGGTGGGCCTGCTGCTGGCCGAAGGTCTGCCGCTGGACCGCATCTTGGCCGAACTGGGCCATGTGGCCGAGGGCGTGTACAGCGCCCGCACCGTGTGCCGGCGCGCGGCCGAGCTGGGCGTGGACATGCCCATCTCGCAAGCCGTGGTGGCGGTGCTGGAAGGCCAGCTGACGCCGCCGCAGGCGGTGGCGCGGCTGATGGCGCGGGAAGCGAAGGCCGAGCAGTTGGTCTGA
- the secB gene encoding protein-export chaperone SecB — protein MAEQELTPVFQIQRMYLKDLSLEQPNSPQILREQQVQPQVDINLGVSAEPIAEGVFEVCVTATVTTKIGDKTLFLIEAKQAGIFEIRNLPQDQMQAIIGIACPGMVYPYLRAIVSDVCTRAGFPPVVLSEVNFQAMFEAQQQQAAANGAGLN, from the coding sequence ATGGCCGAGCAAGAACTGACCCCCGTCTTCCAGATCCAGCGCATGTACCTGAAGGACCTGTCGCTGGAGCAACCCAACTCGCCGCAGATCCTGCGCGAGCAGCAGGTGCAGCCCCAGGTCGACATCAACCTGGGCGTGTCGGCCGAACCCATCGCCGAAGGCGTGTTCGAGGTGTGCGTCACCGCCACCGTCACCACCAAGATCGGCGACAAGACGCTGTTCCTGATCGAGGCCAAGCAGGCCGGTATCTTCGAGATCCGCAACCTGCCGCAAGACCAGATGCAGGCCATCATCGGCATCGCCTGCCCGGGCATGGTGTACCCGTACCTGCGTGCCATCGTCTCCGACGTGTGCACCCGCGCCGGCTTCCCGCCGGTGGTGCTGTCGGAAGTCAACTTCCAGGCCATGTTCGAAGCCCAGCAGCAGCAAGCCGCTGCCAACGGCGCCGGCCTGAACTGA
- the grxC gene encoding glutaredoxin 3: MNTVRMYTTQVCPYCIRAKQLLAQRGVTQIDEIRIDLQPAERDTMIELTGRRTVPQIFIGDKHVGGCDDLIALDRAGGLVPLLAA; the protein is encoded by the coding sequence ATGAACACCGTCCGCATGTACACCACCCAGGTCTGCCCTTACTGCATCCGCGCCAAGCAGCTGCTGGCCCAGCGCGGCGTGACGCAGATCGACGAGATCCGCATCGACCTGCAGCCGGCCGAGCGCGACACCATGATCGAGCTGACCGGCCGGCGCACCGTGCCGCAGATCTTCATCGGCGACAAGCACGTGGGCGGCTGCGACGACCTGATCGCCCTCGACCGCGCGGGCGGGCTGGTGCCGCTGCTGGCCGCCTGA
- a CDS encoding rhodanese-like domain-containing protein — protein sequence MQFLIANWYLVLVALVSGGLLLLPSLKQAAAGGGAGAVGTSEAVRLINREKATLVDVSEAAAYAAGHATGARNVPMSTIESAPKGLPTNKALPLLVIGGAGVNVNRAAGMLRKAGYTDVRTVAGGLAAWREASLPVEKSA from the coding sequence GTGCAATTCCTGATCGCCAATTGGTACCTCGTGCTCGTCGCCCTCGTCTCCGGCGGCCTGTTGCTGCTGCCCTCGCTCAAGCAGGCTGCGGCCGGTGGCGGCGCCGGTGCCGTGGGCACCAGCGAGGCCGTGCGCCTCATCAACCGTGAGAAGGCCACGCTGGTCGACGTCAGCGAAGCCGCGGCCTATGCCGCCGGCCATGCCACCGGCGCCCGCAACGTGCCCATGAGCACGATCGAATCGGCCCCCAAGGGCCTGCCCACCAACAAGGCGCTGCCGCTGCTGGTCATCGGCGGCGCGGGCGTCAACGTCAACCGCGCCGCGGGCATGCTGCGCAAGGCCGGCTACACCGACGTGCGCACCGTGGCCGGTGGCCTGGCTGCCTGGCGCGAAGCCAGCCTGCCGGTCGAAAAATCAGCCTGA
- the gpmA gene encoding 2,3-diphosphoglycerate-dependent phosphoglycerate mutase, protein MYKLVLIRHGESTWNLENRFTGWTDVPLTATGVAQAQQAGDLLREAGYEFDVAYTSVLKRAIWTLWHCLDRMERTWLPVVKDWRLNERHYGGLQGLNKAETAKQYGDEQVLVWRRSYDTPPPPLDAGDARSERGDLRYAQLDPAQVPLTECLKDTVARVLPLWHETLAPAIKSGQRIVVAAHGNSIRALVKYLDNISDDDIVGLNIPNGIPLVYELDADLKPIKHYYLGDAEAAAKAAAAVAAQGKKG, encoded by the coding sequence ATGTACAAGCTCGTGCTGATTCGCCACGGCGAATCGACCTGGAACCTCGAGAACCGCTTCACCGGCTGGACCGACGTTCCGCTGACCGCCACCGGCGTGGCCCAGGCCCAGCAAGCCGGCGACCTGCTGCGCGAGGCGGGTTATGAGTTCGACGTGGCATATACCTCGGTGCTCAAGCGCGCCATCTGGACGCTGTGGCACTGCCTGGACCGCATGGAGCGCACCTGGCTGCCGGTGGTCAAGGACTGGCGCCTGAACGAGCGCCACTACGGCGGCCTGCAAGGCCTGAACAAGGCCGAGACCGCCAAGCAGTATGGCGATGAGCAGGTGCTGGTCTGGCGCCGCAGCTACGACACGCCGCCGCCGCCGCTGGACGCCGGCGATGCACGCAGCGAGCGCGGTGACCTGCGCTACGCCCAGCTCGATCCGGCCCAGGTGCCGCTGACCGAATGCCTGAAGGACACCGTGGCCCGCGTGCTGCCGCTGTGGCACGAAACGCTGGCACCGGCGATCAAGAGCGGCCAGCGCATCGTGGTAGCGGCGCACGGCAACAGCATCCGCGCGCTGGTGAAGTACCTGGACAACATCAGCGACGACGACATCGTCGGCCTGAACATCCCCAACGGCATTCCGCTGGTGTACGAGCTGGACGCCGACCTGAAGCCGATCAAGCACTACTACCTGGGTGATGCAGAGGCGGCCGCGAAGGCTGCAGCGGCGGTGGCAGCCCAGGGCAAGAAAGGCTGA
- a CDS encoding lysophospholipid acyltransferase family protein, translating into MSAPRAAWRLVRALLQLAKGLAIVRLRFSGLDAAGRQREIQRWSAGVLQALGVRLVVEGRPRPGAALVVANHVSWLDIAALHASCPQARFVSKADVLGWPVVGWLVRSVGTLFIERASKRDALRVVHQMAQALAQGDCVAVFPEGTTSDGRGVLPFHANLLQAAIAHGVPIQPAALRFSDPQHAVSPAAEFIGETTLVQSVWSIVSARDLTVRVRWLPAQASAHADRRALAQRLQQEIEQGLLDL; encoded by the coding sequence GTGAGTGCGCCCCGCGCCGCCTGGCGGCTGGTGCGGGCGTTGCTGCAACTGGCCAAGGGCCTGGCCATCGTGCGGCTGCGGTTCAGTGGGCTGGATGCCGCCGGTCGCCAGCGCGAGATCCAGCGCTGGTCGGCTGGCGTGCTGCAGGCACTGGGTGTGCGCCTGGTGGTGGAAGGCCGGCCGCGGCCGGGTGCCGCGCTGGTGGTGGCCAACCATGTGTCGTGGCTGGACATCGCGGCGCTGCATGCCAGCTGCCCGCAGGCGCGCTTCGTCTCCAAGGCCGACGTGCTGGGCTGGCCGGTGGTGGGCTGGCTGGTGCGCAGCGTGGGCACCTTGTTCATCGAGCGGGCCAGCAAGCGCGATGCGCTGCGCGTGGTGCATCAGATGGCGCAGGCGCTGGCGCAGGGCGATTGCGTGGCGGTGTTCCCCGAGGGCACCACCTCCGATGGCCGGGGCGTGCTGCCCTTCCATGCCAACCTGCTGCAGGCGGCCATTGCGCACGGCGTGCCCATCCAGCCGGCGGCGCTGCGCTTTTCCGATCCGCAGCATGCGGTGAGCCCGGCAGCCGAGTTCATCGGCGAGACCACGCTGGTGCAGAGCGTGTGGAGCATCGTCAGCGCCCGCGACCTCACGGTGCGGGTGCGCTGGCTGCCGGCCCAGGCCAGCGCGCATGCCGATCGGCGTGCGCTGGCGCAGCGGCTGCAGCAGGAGATCGAGCAGGGGCTGCTCGATCTCTGA